One stretch of Mangifera indica cultivar Alphonso chromosome 9, CATAS_Mindica_2.1, whole genome shotgun sequence DNA includes these proteins:
- the LOC123225369 gene encoding uncharacterized protein LOC123225369, translating into MDKGETNGVSLRGLVDKKKNKIVFVESDKDFIDILFSFLTMPMGTVIRLIRKQPPRLGIGCLKNLYESVENLGVLQFQTAACKNMLLYPKTGSAAPWEKLKLKIDDCRPQKYFLCGNKSCTLSGYKLLSPYSDAICYCGEYMNREVHLLESKVAVQSPSSTLYEHNGVFVKEQTRLIISDELQVMPEASLSSLSKLLSSDGSTIEEHNFDIGLDEVLSLLKFSLVSKTPLTETLLKNSPMNELGKEDFHQSGYIKSRLREPASNVNKKIQVKLITSKSMKMVCYAEAGEDFVDLLFSFLTVPLGHMAKQMHSGISKGCINHLYNSVQELDTEKYLKSNEHKAMLANPKLAPGFKYENNQLSIEEDTHLPYYYAQKKNEFGDWDDILSSDKISLSSWMPCDSQQSIISTLTVKESRRRGFVKGPAMFTITDKLIITPISPISCLSLLGKLDKAVADIEELTVHVGCEEALHLMVASFVSESVLTDVFLSKPNTEY; encoded by the exons ATGGATAAGGGAGAAACGAATGGTGTTAGCTTGAGGGGTTTGGTggacaagaagaagaacaaaattgtttttgttgaatcaGATAAAGACTTTATTGATATTCTCTTCAGTTTCTTGACAATGCCAATGGGAACAGTCATAAGGCTCATCCGTAAGCAGCCACCAAGGTTGGGGATAGGTTGCCTTAAAAATTTGTATGAAAGTGTGGAGAATTTGGGTGTGCTGCAATTTCAAACTGCAGCATGCAAGAACATGTTGCTGTACCCCAAAACTGGATCTGCAGCTCCGTGGGAGAAACTGAAATTGAAGATTGATGATTGCCGACCCCAGAAGTACTTTCTTTGCGGTAACAAATCATGCACCCTTTCTGGCTACAAGTTATTGAGTCCCTACAGCGATGCCATTTGCTATTGCGGAGAGTACATGAATCGCGAGGTGCATCTGTTGGAGAGTAAAGTAGCTGTGCAATCACCATCAAGCACTCTATATGAGCATAACGGAGTATTTGTTAAAGAACAAACCCGACTTATAATAAGTGATGAATTGCAGGTAATGCCTGAAGCTAGCCTTTCTTCACTTTCCAAGCTACTAAGCTCAGATGGGAGCACCATTGAGGAACACAATTTCGACATAGGCTTAGATGAG GTTTTGAGTTTGCTCAAGTTCTCATTAGTATCAAAGACACCTTTGACAGAAACTTTGTTGAAGAATAGTCCAATGAATGAATTGGGAAAAGAAGATTTTCATCAGAGCGGCTATATCAAATCTAGACTCAGAGAGCCAGCATCAAATGTGAATAAGAAAATTCAAGTCAAGCTTATAACTAGTAAATCAATGAAGATGGTTTGCTATGCAGAGGCAGGTgaagattttgttgatttattatTCAGTTTCCTCACTGTTCCACTTGGGCATATGGCAAAGCAAATGCACAGCGGCATTTCAAAGGGATGTATAAATCACCTATACAATAGTGTTCAAGAACTCGACACCGAGAAATACCTGAAATCAAATGAGCATAAGGCAATGCTAGCCAATCCAAAGCTTGCCCCTGGTTTTAAGTATGAGAACAATCAACTCAGTATCGAGGAAGATACACACCTGCCATATTATTACGCgcagaagaaaaatgaatttggaGATTGGGATGATATACTGTCTTCAGATAAAATTAGTCTCTCTTCTTGGATGCCATGTGATTCACAACAGAGTATAATTTCAACATTAACTGTCAAGGAAAGTAGAAGAAGAGGATTTGTGAAGGGACCTGCAATGTTCACCATAACTGACAAGCTGATCATAACACCTATATCCCCAATCTCATGTCTGTCTCTTCTGGGCAAACTGGATAAAGCTGTTGCTGACATTGAGGAACTTACTGTGCATGTGGGCTGTGAGGAG GCTTTACATCTTATGGTGGCTTCTTTTGTGTCTGAATCGGTTCTAACTGATGTCTTTCTTAGCAAGCCAAATACAGAATATTGA
- the LOC123225204 gene encoding uncharacterized protein LOC123225204: protein MDKGETNGVSLRGLVDKEKSKIVFVESDEDFIDILFSFLTMPMGTIIRLIRKQPPSSGLGCLKNLYESVENLGVQQFQTAACKNMLLYPKTASAAQWEKLKLKIDDCQFLKYFLCSNKSCTLNGYKLLSPYSDAICDCGKYMNQEMDMLGSKVDNQSPSSTLYDYYGVFVKEQTRVIISDELRVMPPCTEVSLSLLSKLPGSDESTIEEHNFDIGVEEVLSLLKFSLVSKTPLTETLWNSPINELGKEDLHQSGYIKSRLKEPGSNVNEKIQVKLITSKSMNMVCYAEAGEDFVDLLFSFLTVPLGHMAKQMHSGISRGCINHLYNSVQELDAERYLKSNDHKAMLANPKLAPGFSYENKQLGIEEDIHRPYYYAQKKNKSGGWDDIPSYDRISVPPVISFGSPESIFSTLTVKETRRRGFVKGPAMFTITDKLIITPISAISCLSLLSKLNKPVADIEYRLVHVGCEEALHLMVASFVSESVLTDVFLSEPNTKY, encoded by the exons ATGGATAAGGGAGAAACGAATGGTGTTAGCTTGAGGGGTTTGGTGGACAAGGAGAAGAGcaaaattgtttttgttgaatcaGATGAAGACTTTATTGATATTCTCTTCAGTTTCTTGACAATGCCAATGGGAACAATCATCAGGCTCATCCGTAAGCAGCCACCAAGTTCAGGGTTAGGTTGCCTTAAAAATTTGTATGAAAGTGTTGAGAATTTGGGTGTGCAGCAATTTCAAACTGCAGCATGCAAGAACATGTTGCTGTACCCCAAAACTGCATCTGCAGCTCAGTGGGAGAAACTGAAATTGAAGATTGATGATTGTCAATTCCTGAAGTACTTTCTTTGCAGTAACAAATCATGCACCCTTAATGGCTACAAGTTATTGAGTCCCTACAGCGATGCCATTTGCGATTGCGGAAAGTACATGAATCAAGAGATGGATATGTTGGGGAGTAAAGTAGATAACCAATCACCATCAAGCACTCTATATGACTACTACGGGGTATTTGTTAAAGAACAAACACGAGTTATAATAAGTGATGAATTGCGAGTAATGCCCCCATGTACTGAAGTTAGCCTTTCTTTACTTTCCAAGTTACCAGGCTCGGATGAGAGCACCATTGAGGAACACAATTTTGACATAGGTGTAGAAGAG GTTTTGAGTTTGCTCAAGTTCTCACTGGTATCAAAGACGCCTTTGACAGAAACCTTATGGAATAGTCCAATAAATGAATTGGGAAAAGAAGATCTTCATCAGAGCGGCTATATCAAATCTAGACTCAAAGAACCAGGATCAAATGTGAATGAGAAAATTCAAGTCAAGCTTATAACTAGCAAATCAATGAACATGGTTTGCTATGCAGAGGCAGGTgaagattttgttgatttattatTCAGTTTCCTCACTGTTCCACTTGGGCATATGGCAAAGCAAATGCACAGCGGCATTTCAAGAGGATGTATAAATCACCTATACAATAGTGTTCAAGAACTCGATGCCGAGAGGTACCTAAAATCAAATGATCATAAGGCCATGCTAGCCAATCCAAAGCTTGCCCCTGGTTTTAGCTATGAGAACAAGCAACTCGGCATTGAGGAAGATATACACCGGCCATATTATTACGCgcagaagaaaaataaatctgGAGGTTGGGATGATATACCATCTTATGATAGAATTAGTGTCCCTCCTGTGATTTCATTTGGTTCACCAGAGAGtatattttcaacattaacTGTCAAGGAAACTAGAAGAAGAGGATTTGTGAAGGGGCCAGCAATGTTCACCATAACTGACAAGCTGATCATCACACCAATATCCGCAATCTCATGTCTGTCTCTTCTGAGCAAACTGAATAAACCTGTTGCTGACATTGAGTATCGTTTGGTGCACGTGGGCTGTGAGGAG GCTTTACATCTTATGGTGGCTTCTTTTGTGTCTGAATCGGTTCTAACTGATGTCTTTCTTAGCGAGCCAAATACAAAATATTGA